One region of bacterium genomic DNA includes:
- a CDS encoding lectin like domain-containing protein: protein MFSQLQGASEHKTGYLPSTRDTSYLKGKHLILTGNRLMGTLPTSYDLRDHGKVSSIKDQGDCGSCWAFAAIGSMESCLLTAESWDFSENNLKNLSGFKGEDYDCCSGGNFDKAAAYFLRWDGPVNEADDPYDDSSCDSTSQTVQKHVQSYIQIPPREFSLDNDGIKQAIMTYGAVAVSFYIYTYSDYDFYNSTTHAYYMNISAGTNHAVCIVGWDDCYSKSNFGIEPPGDGAFIVKNSWGTSWGDNGYFYMSYYDVNLMTWAAGCVYTTESTDNYATLYQYDTLGWVTDISYGSETGWFANVFTACDNQPLRAVGWYTAEPNSPYEIYIYKNPTSGPISSGGYALKQTGTIANPGYTTVQLNTPLSLTKNETFSVVIKLTTPGYTSPIPIEMAYEYYHTASATSNPGESYISYDGDTWDDLWDLWSEYRINNCIKAYAGSPATVPPDVQITSPTMEPIYNSTETSIDICGIASDNRSVSSIIWQNTTLGTTAQLCEDGGDWATWCARSVSLEPNASNNILITATDSDGNTSTDSIAVVNDSVSPSVAITSPTSNDKYWPETSTIDIGGTASDNINVASVTWSNSGTGDSGSCTLSGTDSVTWSASGLTLADGKDANVITVTATDLAGHTATDTLTVTHYPALKGFYVNPSKAGLLQGMTQEFTAVPIDINGDVRPIADGTLLTWSATTGEIDSQTGEFTAGSESSVVTVAYGSTQTQISVEVFPENAAGGYVLERWWGGNLSKPVGVAIGLDGSIYLADSLNDRIQKYSSKGSYDYSFTGTGADPFDTPRGIGIDSSGNFYISDTRNNRIQKFNSDWEFVTTWGSYGTGEGQLISPHGIAIDDDDNVYVADSGNNRIQKFDCNGNYLAQLSASTTTGANFSWPRDVAVVDNNGTRYVYVIDTLNNRVVEFTEVTSGLLSSTLSSKKLGVTNLGSHINVTYCLVQQPWGSGGTGDGQFMNPTGIAIGLSGDVFVSDYLNNRVQVFDLAGSFIGKWGEYGTSGGQFVQPAGIVQDSAGNVYVVDMNNDRVQKYVPDEDTTITITSPDDDFDGFWHSSSIPVIGITTGVVLNLTWANSTTGDSGTCAGIRNWAVGSVPLALGRNIIIITAHNAAGSEVQQTLTVYYTATDHAIIVSTPSLNPSTVESGSTATVSTTAVDSQGHDVVYAWSDGGAGGSFADQSASSTTYTAPINTSGSDVVVTITCSAACKDDSSITNSASAQLIVTGGHAVTFSHVPTLTPSTVGPGESVACSATAVDSRGDLLKYRWTDSGAGGTFSPSASVQNPTYTAPANATDGDKHISITCTATCTSISTTKATSTAVLTVTNPEPTITITGPTSDDSTVRTGASINLSGTASSDTTSITWANSGTGESGSISGATNWEIGDIEVVEGETNVITVTAFDAADQSAVDSIQVTCESTPVEDAWQGLVMVSLPIVPDDTDPKNVVNFYDVDWMMYRTKSNKYYGYGSDTNHYSWFDPTSATPGRGFWAMFEQTPIDPCGEVPDQTSTVSIHLYKGWNLIGQPFMKTVTWDTAKIKVQTTAGASMALKSAGLYVKSYVWGWQQSDDNPYTGEYYLVGDPDVVSGATDVMAPWRAYWMKALQECYLLIPAP, encoded by the coding sequence GTGTTTTCACAGCTTCAAGGAGCAAGCGAACATAAAACTGGGTATCTACCGTCCACGCGTGATACTTCTTACCTAAAAGGCAAGCACCTAATTCTCACCGGAAACAGGCTGATGGGGACTCTTCCCACCTCGTATGATCTTCGTGATCATGGCAAGGTCAGCTCCATTAAGGATCAAGGCGACTGCGGCAGTTGTTGGGCATTTGCAGCGATAGGTTCAATGGAGTCATGTCTGTTAACTGCGGAAAGCTGGGATTTTTCCGAAAACAATCTGAAGAATCTGTCCGGCTTCAAAGGTGAAGACTATGATTGCTGCAGTGGTGGCAATTTTGATAAAGCAGCTGCATATTTTCTCCGATGGGACGGTCCCGTAAATGAGGCTGATGATCCCTATGATGACAGCTCATGTGATTCAACCAGCCAGACTGTTCAAAAGCATGTTCAAAGCTATATCCAGATACCCCCCCGTGAATTTTCGCTGGACAACGACGGCATCAAGCAGGCGATAATGACTTATGGTGCCGTGGCTGTTTCATTCTATATTTATACCTATAGCGATTATGATTTTTACAACTCCACAACTCACGCATATTATATGAATATTTCGGCAGGCACCAATCATGCCGTTTGTATAGTGGGCTGGGACGACTGCTATTCAAAGTCAAATTTCGGCATAGAGCCGCCTGGTGATGGAGCATTTATAGTTAAGAACAGTTGGGGCACCTCCTGGGGTGATAACGGCTACTTCTATATGTCATATTATGACGTCAATCTGATGACATGGGCTGCAGGTTGTGTTTATACGACTGAGTCGACCGACAACTATGCAACGCTCTATCAGTATGATACTCTTGGATGGGTAACTGATATCAGCTACGGCAGTGAAACCGGATGGTTTGCGAACGTATTTACCGCATGCGACAATCAGCCGTTGAGAGCGGTCGGTTGGTATACTGCCGAGCCAAACTCGCCGTATGAGATTTATATTTACAAGAACCCAACCTCAGGTCCAATCAGTTCCGGTGGTTATGCGCTTAAGCAGACCGGCACAATAGCAAATCCGGGCTACACGACCGTACAGCTCAACACACCTCTGAGCCTCACGAAGAACGAGACATTTTCCGTAGTAATAAAACTGACCACTCCCGGCTATACATCTCCTATTCCCATCGAGATGGCGTATGAATACTATCACACCGCATCAGCCACTTCCAACCCTGGTGAGAGTTATATTAGTTATGATGGCGACACATGGGATGATCTCTGGGATCTCTGGTCTGAGTATAGGATCAATAATTGTATCAAGGCATATGCAGGGTCACCGGCAACGGTTCCACCTGATGTGCAGATAACAAGTCCCACCATGGAGCCGATCTACAACTCAACAGAGACGTCAATCGATATATGCGGCATAGCTTCGGACAACAGGTCGGTCTCGTCCATAATCTGGCAAAACACGACCCTGGGGACCACTGCGCAGTTATGTGAGGACGGTGGTGATTGGGCGACATGGTGTGCTCGCAGTGTCAGCCTAGAGCCTAATGCCAGCAACAATATTTTGATTACTGCGACCGATAGTGACGGCAACACATCCACTGATTCGATTGCCGTAGTAAACGATTCGGTAAGCCCGAGTGTTGCAATCACGTCTCCTACATCCAATGATAAGTACTGGCCTGAGACATCGACAATTGATATCGGAGGAACTGCTTCAGACAATATCAATGTTGCGAGTGTGACTTGGTCCAATTCAGGCACGGGAGACAGTGGCTCGTGCACGCTGTCTGGCACGGACAGCGTGACGTGGAGTGCTTCGGGGCTTACGCTTGCAGATGGCAAGGATGCAAATGTCATAACCGTTACCGCCACCGATCTTGCGGGTCATACCGCCACCGACACTCTCACCGTCACCCATTATCCTGCTTTGAAGGGGTTCTATGTAAATCCCAGCAAGGCAGGCCTGCTTCAGGGAATGACGCAGGAGTTCACAGCCGTCCCGATAGATATCAACGGGGATGTCAGGCCTATTGCCGATGGCACCTTATTGACTTGGTCTGCGACGACCGGCGAGATCGATTCTCAGACTGGTGAGTTTACAGCCGGTTCAGAGTCTAGTGTAGTCACCGTTGCTTATGGGAGCACACAGACCCAGATTAGCGTCGAAGTATTCCCAGAGAATGCTGCTGGGGGCTACGTGCTGGAACGCTGGTGGGGCGGCAATCTGAGTAAACCGGTAGGAGTTGCCATAGGTCTGGATGGATCGATATATCTGGCCGACAGTCTGAATGACAGGATTCAGAAATACAGTTCAAAAGGATCATATGACTATTCATTTACGGGCACAGGTGCTGATCCTTTTGATACGCCGCGCGGCATCGGCATCGATTCGTCGGGCAACTTCTATATCAGCGATACCAGAAACAACCGCATACAGAAATTCAATTCCGACTGGGAATTTGTAACCACATGGGGTTCATACGGTACAGGCGAAGGGCAATTAATATCCCCGCACGGCATCGCCATTGACGACGATGATAACGTATATGTAGCCGACAGTGGCAACAATCGGATTCAGAAGTTCGATTGTAACGGCAACTATCTTGCCCAATTGTCTGCATCAACCACCACTGGGGCTAATTTCTCATGGCCGCGTGATGTTGCTGTGGTAGATAATAATGGAACCCGCTATGTTTATGTAATTGACACGCTTAACAATCGAGTTGTTGAGTTTACTGAAGTGACCTCAGGTTTGCTCTCATCCACGCTTTCCAGCAAAAAACTGGGCGTAACTAATCTCGGTTCGCACATAAACGTTACATATTGCTTGGTCCAGCAGCCGTGGGGTTCTGGAGGTACTGGAGACGGGCAGTTTATGAATCCGACTGGCATAGCAATCGGTCTGTCGGGTGATGTATTTGTTTCCGATTATCTCAACAATCGCGTTCAGGTATTTGATTTAGCCGGCAGCTTTATCGGCAAGTGGGGAGAGTATGGGACCAGCGGCGGCCAGTTTGTTCAACCTGCGGGGATCGTGCAGGACTCAGCCGGCAACGTTTACGTTGTTGATATGAACAATGACCGTGTGCAGAAATATGTTCCGGATGAGGATACGACAATTACCATAACTTCGCCGGATGACGATTTCGACGGCTTCTGGCATAGTTCAAGTATACCTGTTATCGGCATAACAACAGGGGTTGTTCTCAATCTCACCTGGGCTAACTCCACCACTGGTGATAGCGGCACATGCGCTGGCATTCGCAATTGGGCAGTGGGCAGTGTGCCTCTTGCTTTGGGTCGCAATATCATAATCATAACTGCGCATAATGCTGCCGGGAGTGAAGTGCAGCAGACATTAACTGTTTACTATACGGCTACTGATCACGCCATAATCGTATCGACGCCATCTTTGAATCCTTCGACTGTGGAGTCTGGATCGACTGCTACTGTTAGCACAACTGCAGTCGATTCGCAGGGGCATGATGTGGTTTACGCATGGTCTGACGGAGGCGCTGGTGGGTCATTTGCTGATCAAAGCGCTTCAAGCACTACATATACTGCTCCAATCAACACGAGTGGTAGTGACGTTGTAGTAACAATCACCTGTTCTGCGGCATGTAAAGATGACTCATCTATAACGAACAGTGCTTCGGCTCAGTTGATAGTGACCGGTGGGCATGCGGTAACGTTCAGCCATGTTCCGACGCTAACCCCATCGACTGTTGGTCCTGGTGAGAGCGTTGCTTGTTCTGCAACCGCGGTTGATTCCAGAGGCGACCTGCTTAAGTATAGGTGGACGGATTCGGGAGCGGGCGGCACGTTCAGCCCGAGCGCGAGTGTACAAAATCCGACCTATACTGCGCCCGCAAATGCCACGGATGGTGACAAGCACATCAGCATAACATGCACGGCGACCTGCACAAGTATATCTACCACTAAGGCTACCAGTACGGCCGTCCTTACGGTAACCAATCCGGAGCCTACAATTACGATAACCGGTCCGACTTCCGATGACAGCACTGTCCGCACCGGGGCAAGCATCAACTTGTCGGGAACAGCTTCGAGTGATACGACGTCGATCACATGGGCAAACTCTGGTACTGGTGAGTCTGGGTCTATATCGGGTGCCACAAATTGGGAAATAGGCGACATTGAGGTTGTTGAGGGTGAAACGAATGTCATCACTGTAACGGCATTTGATGCCGCCGATCAAAGCGCAGTCGATTCCATACAGGTCACTTGTGAGTCCACACCTGTCGAAGATGCTTGGCAGGGTTTGGTTATGGTTTCGCTGCCAATTGTACCTGACGATACTGATCCGAAAAACGTAGTGAATTTCTACGATGTGGATTGGATGATGTATAGGACAAAGAGCAACAAATATTACGGTTATGGCTCAGACACAAACCACTACAGCTGGTTTGATCCGACCAGCGCTACGCCCGGAAGAGGTTTCTGGGCTATGTTTGAGCAGACTCCAATAGATCCTTGCGGTGAGGTGCCGGATCAAACATCGACCGTCTCCATCCATCTTTACAAGGGATGGAACCTCATCGGCCAGCCCTTTATGAAGACAGTTACATGGGACACTGCCAAGATCAAGGTTCAAACAACTGCAGGCGCTTCAATGGCATTAAAGTCAGCGGGTCTTTATGTAAAAAGCTATGTGTGGGGTTGGCAGCAGAGTGATGATAATCCTTACACTGGCGAGTATTACCTGGTGGGTGACCCTGATGTGGTTTCCGGTGCAACTGATGTGATGGCTCCGTGGCGTGCGTATTGGATGAAGGCGCTGCAGGAGTGCTATCTGTTAATTCCAGCTCCATAG